TGCTCGAGCCGGCACGCTTCGGCATCGGCCTGCGCCTCATCGACCCCCAGCACGTCGTGCAGGAACATGCGCGCGACCTGGAATCGATGGTGCACTTCACGCGCGACGCGTTCACCGCTCGGGGTCAACACCAGGAAGCGGCGATCGTCGTGGCTGAGCAGTTCGCGCTGCTCGAGCGGCTTGAGTCCGACCGACAGGGTCGCGTTCGAGATCTCGAGTTCTCGCGCCACGTCGCTCAGCCGGGCATAGCCGCGTTCCGAGCGCACCGCCCAGATGGCGCGCAGATAGTGCTCGTGGCTCGGAGTCAGCTCGCGCGACTGCACTTGTTTGCCTGACAGCATCGCGGTGCCTCCGGGGCTCGAATCGACAGGGGTGACTATCGTATGTTAGGGGACCCTAAGAAAGCGGATCGCAGGAGCTCAGTCAAGGGCCGGAAGCTCGATTTCGAAGGTGAGTCCGCGCGGTTCGGCGGCCCGCACGCGCACCGCGGTGCTGGGGCCGCAGGTGCTCACCGATCTCGGCGTGAGTGCCGAGGCGCTGCGATACGAATGAGCTAGGAGCTCTTGGGGCGCCGCCCGCAGATCACCGCCCAGCCGGCGAGCATGACGAGAAGTGACAGGCCCTCGAGTCCGCGTGCCCGCGCGGCGATGGTCACGCGCACTTGGCGGCACACCCGAAACGCTCCGCCGAGTGTTTCGAAGTTCGCGAGCACCTGGCCCGCGGGATCGACCAGCTCGTAGGACCGCCCGAAAAAGCGCGGGCGCCGCACCCACGCCACGAGCTGGCCGCCGCGCATCAGGCGCCCCTGCTGAAGACTTGCGCCGAGCCCGGCGCGCTTCGCCGCCTCGTCACGACGCAGTCCGATCGGCACGTAGACCAGCAGCGGTGCGGCGTGCGGGTCGCGCGCACGATCTGCGTCGAACACGCGGAGGTGACTGCGCCAGTTCGTCGCGACGCGGTAGCTGCGAGCTTCCAGCGTCGCGACCATGCGCTCGCTCCACCACTTCACTCGCGAGACCTTCGCCATCACCTCGGAGCCTGCGCGCAGCTCCCAGCAAGTGCCCCAGAAGCTGGTGCATTCCCATTCCATCTCCTGCCCGATGCGTTCGCTCAGCGGCCGCACGCTCACGGTTTCCTCGGTTTGGGTGTGCGCTTCGATCCGTCGGACAGACGTCCTTCGTCGATCAGCGCACGGCGCAGCACGAACTCGATGTGCCCGTTCAGGCTTCGCAGTTCGTCTGCAGCCCAACGCTGCAACGCCTCGAGCGTCTTCGGATCGAGGCGCAGCAGGAAGGGTCGGCGTTCCGACATGGCGGGCTCGCGATCTAGTGGTAGAGCGTGCCGGTGTTGACGACCGGCTGGACGGAGTGTTCGCTGCACAGCACGACCAGCATGTTGCTGACCATCGCGGCCTTGCGTTCCTCGTCGAGCTGCACCACGTGCTTCTTCGACAGCTCCTCGAGCGCCATCTCGACCATGCCGACGGCACCCTGCACGATCGTCTTTCGCGCCGAGACCACGGCGCTCGCCTGCTGGCGACGCAGCATCGCGCCGGCGATCTCGGGAGCGTAGGCGAGGTGGCTGATGCGAGCCTCGACCACCTGCACGCCCGCTTTGTCGAGGCGCGATTGCACTTCGTGGCGCAGCGCGTCGTTCATCTCGGCGCTGGCCATCCGCAGCGACAGGATCTTCTCGTCGCGTGCGTCATACGGATGCGAGGTCGCCAGATTGCGCAGGGCGGCTTCGCTCTGGACGCTCATGAACTCCTGGTAGTTGTCGACCTGGAACAGCGCCTCGGCCGAATCGACCACCTGCCACACCACCACGGCGCCGATCTCGATCGGGTTGCCGTCGGCATCGTTGACCTTGAGCTTCGAGCTCTCGAAGTTGCGAACGCGCATCGAGATTCGCTTGGTGGTCGAGAACGGATTGATCCACCACATGCCGGGCAGTCGCAGCGATCCGGTGTACCGACCGAACAGCGTGACGACGTGCGCCTCGTTCGGATTGACCACGCGCAGCCCGCCGAAGCTCACGCTCGAGGCGATCAGGATCGCGACCGAGGCGAGGATGCCGGCGAGGTTCTCGACGCGCGCCATCGAGATCAGCATGAAGATCGAAGCGGCGAACATCACGAACAGGAACAGCAACATCGGGATTCCAGGCGCAGACGAGGCGGCCTTCTCGCGGATCATGATCTCCTCCCGGGGATTGGGTTGATGTCAGAGTGATATCACAACGGTATCACTACGGCCAGCCCCGTCTCACAGGTTGCAGCGATCTTGCGACCCGTTGTGCCGCAGCAGCTTGGCCTGGAACGACGAAACGCCCCGTGGGTTCCCGCGAGGCGTTTCGCTTACGACCGGAAGGAGCGGCGGCCCTATCGAACCAGCGTGATCCTCTGGTTCGTGCGCTCCCCCTGGCTCTCGAGCGAGATGAAGTAGACACCCGGAGCCGCGGCGTCACCCGACTCACTGCGCCCGTCCCGCGCGATCGCGTGGCGTCCTGCCGGCCACCAACCCGCCGCGAGCATCCGCGTGGTGCGACCCTGCAGATCGCGGACCACCAGTCGGATCTCGCCCGTACGCGGCAGCGCGAACGAAAGTGAAGTGCGTCCGTGAGTCGGGTTCGGGTACGGCGCCGCGAACGCGAGCGTGCTCGGAGCGGGAGCTTCGGGGTCGATGCCGACCACCGGCGCCGAAGTGCGAACGTCGGCCTCGGTCGGAGAATTGCCCGACGGCGAGAACCACGGTGAGCGCGGGAAGAACGGACTCCGCGACTCGAGCCGTGCCCGCCAGTGACACGGATTGTCGGCGCCCGCACACGTCAGCCCGGCCGAGGAGAAGCTGAAGCCGAACGCCGGCGACTGGGTCGCGCCGTAGGTGCCGCGTGCGATGCCGATGCCGTCGAAACCGAGAAGCCGAGGCTCGTGTTGACCGTGACGCCCGCCCCGGTCCACACCGGAGTGGTCGCGAGCGGATCGATCACGATCGGATAACGCGCCGCAGCGTCGGCGACGCGGAGCTCGAAGCCGCCGGCGACCGGTGTCATCGTCGCGTCGAGCGCCACGCCGTCGGCGTCCAGCACCACGAGTCCGTCGTAGCGCAGCACCTGCGCATCGGAAGCGTCACGGAACTCGACCCCGCGGGAATCGAGCGCGCGTGCGTGCAGGACGCGGATGCGTATCGGTGCGCGCGGTCAGCGTGAAGGCATGCGCGTCGCCGCGCACCCGCAGGTCCTGCGCACGGTTCGGCGCCTCGATCGCGCCGATGCCGAGATTGCCGAAGTGCTACTCGCGTTCGGCGAGGCCCGCGATCGCCATCGCCTTCCAGCCCTCCGTGACTCTGGCAGC
This genomic interval from Candidatus Eisenbacteria bacterium contains the following:
- a CDS encoding SPFH domain-containing protein, whose translation is MREKAASSAPGIPMLLFLFVMFAASIFMLISMARVENLAGILASVAILIASSVSFGGLRVVNPNEAHVVTLFGRYTGSLRLPGMWWINPFSTTKRISMRVRNFESSKLKVNDADGNPIEIGAVVVWQVVDSAEALFQVDNYQEFMSVQSEAALRNLATSHPYDARDEKILSLRMASAEMNDALRHEVQSRLDKAGVQVVEARISHLAYAPEIAGAMLRRQQASAVVSARKTIVQGAVGMVEMALEELSKKHVVQLDEERKAAMVSNMLVVLCSEHSVQPVVNTGTLYH
- a CDS encoding metal-dependent transcriptional regulator codes for the protein MLSGKQVQSRELTPSHEHYLRAIWAVRSERGYARLSDVARELEISNATLSVGLKPLEQRELLSHDDRRFLVLTPSGERVAREVHHRFQVARMFLHDVLGVDEAQADAEACRLEHDLSGQTVERLLDLIKLLREDRELREFFQRRYTEYHRQCRPTTECATCDLACMGTPGPGIA